The following coding sequences are from one Paenibacillus sp. JDR-2 window:
- a CDS encoding ABC transporter permease → MFFKKLLQQKVLVFMSMPFVLWLFLFKYVPLWGWTISFQKFRPAKDLFDQEWVGWKNFNFLFNDDSFYRVLRNTIVMSSINLVLGFVTAIVLAILLNELRQIMFKRVVQTISYLPHFISWVVAANIISSALAPEGIVNILLTRMHLIDQPILWLGKGNYFWGILGASEVWKNVGWNTIIYLAAITTIDPSQYEAAEIDGANRLQRILHITLPGLKSVIVILLIMNLGNILESGFEPQYLLGNGMTVDYSENLDIFVLKYGMNMGNYSLATAAGMFKTVVSFIFLLSANSIAKRLGESRLF, encoded by the coding sequence CTGTTTTTCAAAAAGTTATTGCAGCAAAAAGTGCTCGTGTTTATGTCGATGCCGTTTGTATTATGGCTTTTCCTGTTTAAGTACGTACCGCTCTGGGGCTGGACCATCTCCTTTCAAAAGTTCAGACCGGCAAAGGATTTGTTCGATCAGGAGTGGGTAGGCTGGAAAAACTTCAACTTCCTGTTTAACGACGACTCCTTCTATCGCGTGTTAAGAAATACGATCGTTATGAGCTCCATCAATCTTGTATTAGGTTTTGTTACCGCAATCGTATTGGCGATTTTATTAAACGAGCTTCGCCAAATTATGTTCAAGCGGGTCGTACAGACGATCAGCTACCTACCGCATTTTATTTCCTGGGTCGTTGCGGCCAATATTATTTCTTCGGCGCTTGCGCCCGAAGGGATCGTTAATATTCTATTGACGAGAATGCATCTGATTGATCAGCCTATCTTATGGCTGGGCAAAGGGAATTACTTCTGGGGCATCCTTGGCGCATCGGAAGTTTGGAAAAACGTCGGCTGGAACACCATTATCTATTTGGCGGCTATTACAACCATTGACCCTTCCCAATACGAAGCTGCCGAGATTGACGGGGCGAACCGTTTACAACGGATCCTGCATATTACTTTACCGGGTCTGAAGTCGGTTATCGTAATCCTGTTGATCATGAACCTTGGAAATATTCTGGAATCGGGATTTGAGCCGCAATACTTGCTCGGCAACGGGATGACCGTGGACTATTCCGAGAACCTTGATATATTTGTGTTGAAATACGGCATGAACATGGGCAACTATTCCTTGGCTACAGCAGCCGGCATGTTCAAAACGGTCGTTAGCTTTATCTTCCTCTTATCGGCCAACTCGATTGCGAAGCGGCTTGGCGAGAGCAGACTGTTCTAG
- a CDS encoding carbohydrate ABC transporter permease: MKESSAKARYSSLPDKIFDTSNIVFMLLVVTVTLYPFLNMFALSFNDANDSIRGGIYAWPRMWTWDNYSYIFNEASIYHATLISALRTIAGTITSVFCTAMLAYTISRQEFVLRKFVTLVAIFTMYFSGGLIPGYLLIKELHMINSFWVYIIPGIIGVFNMIVIRSFIEGLPDGIMESAKIDGAGEFITFMRIVLPLTVPALATVSLFVAVSQWNSWFDVFLYNSSHLNLSTLQYELMKILQTSNTAASSTNAGDQFAAGQSGVTAVTPTSIRATMTIVASLPIILVYPFLQKYFVKGMTVGGVKG; encoded by the coding sequence ATGAAAGAGAGTTCGGCCAAAGCCAGGTACAGCTCTTTACCGGATAAGATTTTTGATACAAGTAATATAGTTTTTATGTTGCTCGTCGTGACGGTTACGCTATATCCTTTCCTTAATATGTTCGCGTTGTCGTTCAACGATGCGAATGACTCGATCCGCGGCGGCATTTATGCTTGGCCAAGGATGTGGACATGGGATAACTACAGCTATATTTTTAATGAAGCATCCATCTATCACGCTACGTTGATCTCCGCCTTGCGTACGATTGCCGGCACGATTACTTCCGTCTTCTGTACGGCTATGCTGGCTTATACGATCAGCCGCCAGGAGTTTGTTCTGCGCAAATTCGTTACGCTGGTCGCAATCTTCACGATGTACTTCAGCGGAGGTCTCATTCCGGGATACCTGCTGATCAAAGAGCTCCATATGATTAACTCGTTCTGGGTTTATATTATCCCCGGCATTATCGGCGTCTTTAATATGATCGTAATCCGATCCTTTATCGAGGGATTGCCGGACGGCATTATGGAATCGGCGAAAATTGACGGAGCGGGCGAATTCATTACCTTCATGCGAATTGTTTTGCCGCTGACCGTGCCTGCTCTTGCGACCGTTTCGCTCTTCGTAGCGGTGTCTCAATGGAATTCCTGGTTTGACGTATTTCTGTACAACTCTTCGCATCTTAACCTGAGCACCTTGCAATACGAATTAATGAAAATATTGCAAACCTCCAATACGGCGGCATCGTCAACCAATGCAGGCGATCAGTTTGCAGCCGGACAAAGCGGCGTAACGGCGGTTACGCCAACCTCGATCCGTGCGACGATGACTATTGTTGCGAGTCTGCCGATTATTCTGGTATATCCGTTCCTGCAGAAATACTTTGTTAAAGGGATGACCGTAGGCGGCGTTAAAGGTTAA
- a CDS encoding ABC transporter substrate-binding protein, with protein sequence MVNKKLLTVSLAAAMLAVTASACGGNNDNSNANSGKSGNSGNAASNSASPEADDKTPVTFSYYSFTSQKDALASDTVIGKELQQQTGVDWKMEFLVGDPQTKSGVMIASGDYPDVIVPEGEIDKLLDAGAFIPLDDLIEKYGPNIKRVYGPYFDKFRQADGKMYFLPFGANQGYIGDPGISQGAFWIQRSVLKEAGYPKIKTLDQYFDLIKQYQEKHPQVDGKDTIGFASLAGPADSFFSITNPSMHLAGYPNDGDVIVDMNTHEAKTYAATDIEKKWLQKLNEVNAEGLFDPETFTANKDQFLAKLTSGRVLGYFNYAWQVGDATNNLKKAGIDEKRYAPLPIVFDENTKDQYVDPPSFVNNRGIGISVKAKDAVRIIKYFDNLLKEENQVLVQWGVKDQNYTVDANGRYVMDAQQIADRNDPEKKRTVGWQYFEYSWPRYGNNSVLADGNSYGVGNQPEVAYAGYTDGDKALLDAYGVKTFSEYFSKPDDRSWYPAWSINKGQGTPEQIFQQKAGDLQKKFVPKLVLAKPSEFDSIWSDYTGQMGKLDVKGYETFVTKVVQDRIAGKW encoded by the coding sequence ATGGTTAACAAAAAGCTTTTAACTGTCAGCTTGGCTGCTGCTATGTTAGCTGTTACAGCATCCGCTTGCGGCGGCAATAACGATAACAGCAATGCAAATAGCGGTAAATCCGGCAATAGCGGCAACGCAGCTTCCAACTCCGCTTCTCCTGAAGCGGATGACAAAACACCCGTCACTTTCTCGTACTACAGCTTCACCAGCCAAAAGGATGCTCTTGCGAGCGACACCGTTATCGGTAAAGAGCTGCAACAGCAGACCGGCGTAGACTGGAAAATGGAATTCCTCGTTGGCGATCCGCAAACGAAATCCGGCGTTATGATCGCAAGCGGCGACTATCCGGACGTAATCGTTCCGGAAGGCGAAATCGACAAGCTGCTTGACGCTGGCGCATTTATTCCTCTTGATGATCTGATCGAGAAATACGGTCCAAACATCAAGCGCGTATACGGTCCTTATTTTGATAAATTCAGACAAGCAGACGGCAAAATGTACTTCCTGCCGTTTGGCGCGAACCAAGGCTATATCGGCGATCCCGGCATCAGCCAAGGCGCATTCTGGATCCAACGCTCCGTTCTGAAGGAAGCGGGATATCCGAAGATCAAGACGCTTGACCAGTACTTCGATCTGATCAAGCAATACCAAGAGAAGCATCCGCAAGTAGACGGCAAGGACACGATTGGCTTTGCATCCCTTGCAGGTCCTGCCGACAGCTTCTTCTCGATCACCAACCCTTCCATGCACCTTGCGGGCTACCCGAATGACGGCGACGTTATCGTCGACATGAACACGCATGAGGCTAAAACTTACGCAGCTACGGATATCGAGAAAAAATGGCTGCAAAAGCTGAACGAAGTAAACGCGGAAGGCTTGTTCGATCCTGAGACCTTTACAGCGAACAAAGACCAATTCCTGGCTAAGCTGACCTCCGGCCGCGTACTTGGCTACTTCAACTACGCATGGCAGGTTGGCGACGCGACAAACAACCTGAAGAAAGCCGGCATCGACGAGAAGCGTTACGCTCCGCTGCCAATCGTATTCGACGAGAATACGAAAGACCAATACGTAGATCCGCCTAGCTTTGTTAACAACCGCGGTATCGGTATCTCGGTAAAAGCGAAAGACGCTGTACGCATTATTAAGTACTTCGACAACCTTCTCAAAGAAGAGAACCAAGTTCTCGTACAGTGGGGCGTTAAAGACCAGAACTACACCGTGGACGCTAACGGCCGTTACGTGATGGATGCGCAGCAAATCGCTGACCGCAACGACCCTGAGAAGAAACGCACAGTCGGATGGCAGTACTTTGAATACAGCTGGCCGCGTTACGGCAACAACTCCGTACTGGCTGACGGCAACTCGTATGGCGTAGGCAACCAGCCTGAAGTGGCTTACGCGGGTTACACGGACGGCGACAAAGCGCTGCTGGACGCCTACGGCGTGAAGACCTTCTCCGAATACTTCTCGAAGCCTGACGATCGCTCCTGGTACCCGGCATGGAGTATCAACAAAGGTCAAGGCACGCCTGAGCAGATCTTCCAGCAAAAAGCCGGCGACCTGCAAAAGAAATTCGTTCCGAAGCTTGTACTTGCCAAGCCTAGCGAATTCGACTCGATCTGGAGCGACTATACAGGCCAAATGGGCAAGCTTGACGTGAAAGGCTATGAAACCTTCGTTACGAAAGTAGTTCAAGACCGTATCGCGGGCAAGTGGTAA